A DNA window from Camelina sativa cultivar DH55 chromosome 17, Cs, whole genome shotgun sequence contains the following coding sequences:
- the LOC104755069 gene encoding vesicle-associated protein 2-2-like has translation MNMPLLDIQPRTLKFEVDLKKQSSCVVQLTNTTHHYVAFKVKTTSPKKYCVRPNVGVVAPKSSCEFTVIMQAFKEPPPDMVCKDKFLIQSTAVPAETTDEDITATMFLKEEGKHIEENKLRVTLVPPSDSPEVSPINGTPKQDAVFEDSILKDRLYSQSETLAPPQYEGDIVKEPRMVGHDEFKGADNAKELKPPKMGTVDFMEDLYTANDLKATKDSYDPSKMTKETEFDPIRSHKDADDGRRIKETHNLDAPMKKAMDLPRDQGFTNGITSVDSVTYPKEPKIPTKERDVVQLHKTDGQHVKGLDEIKLVKDIEEMKLKVDALESKLKQADSTISKLMEERSISSQHRQSLQHELAELRTKKIVKEVHIGFPLLYVCIVAFISIVIGYCLRT, from the exons ATGAATATGCCGCTGTTGGATATTCAACCGCGAACATTGAAGTTTGAAG TTGACCTGAAGAAGCAGAGTTCCTGCGTGGTACAGCTCACCAATACAACCCATCATTATGTTGCATTTAAG GTTAAAACCACATCACCAAAGAAGTACTGTGTACGTCCAAATGTTGGTGTTGTTGCACCAAAATCATCCTGTGAATTCACTG TCATTATGCAAGCTTTTAAAGAACCACCTCCAGATATGGTTTGCAAAGACAAATTCTTAATCCAGAGTACTGCTGTACCTGCGGAAACAACTGATGAAGACATCACAGCTACCATG TTTCTCAAAGAGGAAGGCAAACACATAGAGGAAAACAAACTCAGAGTCACTCTCGTACCGCCCTCTGACTCACCTGAAGTATCTCCAATCAATGGGACACCGAAGCAGGATGCAGTATTTGAAGATTCCATCCTCAAGGATCGTTTATATAGTCAATCAGAGACCCTTGCTCCGCCACAATAT gaGGGTGATATTGTAAAAGAGCCTAGGATGGTTGGACATGATGAGTTCAAGGGAGCCGACAATGCAAAGGAGTTAAAGCCACCAAAAATGGGCACCGTGGATTTTATGGAAGATTTATACACTGCTAATGACTTGAAGGCAACTAAAGATAGCTACGATCCATCGAAGATGACAAAAGAAACTGAATTCGATCCAATCAGGTCTCATAAGGATGCAGATGATGGAAGGAGGATTAAGGAAACACATAATTTGGACGCTCCTATGAAGAAGGCTATGGATCTACCTAGGGATCAAGGGTTTACGAATGGAATAACTTCAGTTGACAGTGTAACCTATCCCAAGGAACCAAAGATACCTACTAAAGAGAGAGATGTTGTCCAGCTGCACAAAACAGATGGTCAGCATGTCAAAGGACTGGATGAAATTAAGTTGGTTAAAGACATTGAGGAGATGAAGCTGAAAGTAGATGCTCTTGAATCCAAGTTAAAACAG GCTGATTCAACCATTTCGAAACTAATGGAGGAGCGGTCTATAAGCTCCCAACATAGACAAAGTTTGCAACACGAGCTG GCGGAACTGAGAACGAAGAAGATAGTGAAAGAAGTGCACATTGGGTTCCCTCTGCTGTATGTATGCATTGTGGCATTCATCAGCATTGTTATCGGGTATTGTCTGCGCACTTGA
- the LOC104755071 gene encoding superoxide dismutase [Cu-Zn] 1-like, translated as MAKGVAVLNSSEGVKGTIFFTQEGQGVTTVTGTVSGLKPGLHGFHVHALGDTTNGCMSTGPHFNPDGKTHGAPEDANRHAGDLGNITVGDDGTATFTITDCQIPLTGPNSIVGRAVVVHADPDDLGKGGHELSLATGNAGGRVACGIIGLQG; from the exons ATGGCCAAAGGAGTTGCAGTTTTGAACAGCAGCGAGGGTGTTAAGGGGACTATCTTCTTCACCCAGGAAGGACAAG gtgtGACCACTGTGACTGGAACAGTTTCTGGCCTTAAGCCTGGTCTTCATGGTTTCCATGTCCATGCTCTTGGTGACACCACTAACGGTTGCATGTCTACTG GTCCACATTTCAACCCTGATGGTAAAACACACGGTGCCCCAGAGGATGCTAATCGACATGCTGGCGACCTAGGAAACATCACTGTTGGAGACGATG gAACTGCCACCTTCACCATCACTGACTGCCAG ATTCCTCTTACTGGACCAAACTCTATTGTTGGAAGGGCTGTTGTTGTCCACGCAGACCCTGATGACCTCGGAAAGG gAGGACACGAACTCAGCTTGGCTACCGGAAACGCAGGCGGCCGTGTTGCCTGTG GTATCATTGGTCTCCAGGGCTAA
- the LOC104755068 gene encoding myb-related protein 306-like, which produces MGRPPCCDKIGIKKGPWTPEEDIILVSYIQEHGPGNWRSVPTNTGLLRCSKSCRLRWTNYLRPGIKRGNFTSHEEGMIIHLQALLGNKWASIASYLPQRTDNDIKNYWNTHLKKKLNKSECDAERSRSSENITLQTSASRNTINQRSTYASSTENISRLLEGWMRASPKSTSAANHQTNSLIDHQNHQSPYEQQLQGSWEEGHHSKIRSNGDDDHQDFGVGPKISTENNIGGDHEDGGDDDEEDHNNAATPPLTFIEKWLLEETNTGVQMEEMNHLMELSNML; this is translated from the exons atgggTAGGCCTCCATGCTGTGACAAGATAGGGATCAAGAAAGGACCATGGACGCCTGAAGAAGACATCATTCTTGTTTCTTACATCCAAGAACATGGCCCTGGAAACTGGAGATCTGTTCCCACCAACACTG GGTTACTGAGATGCAGCAAAAGCTGTAGACTGAGATGGACAAATTATCTGAGACCTGGAATTAAACGCGGAAACTTTACTTCTCATGAGGAAGGAATGATCATTCACTTGCAAGCCTTATTGGGTAACAA ATGGGCGTCCATAGCTTCATACCTACCACAAAGAACGGATAATGATATCAAGAACTACTGGAACACacatttgaagaagaagctcaacaagTCCGAGTGTGACGCTGAGAGAAGCAGATCATCAGAGAACATCACGTTGCAAACTTCTGCCTCAAGAAACACCATTAATCAAAGATCTACCTATGCTTCAAGCACCGAAAACATTTCCCGCCTTCTTGAGGGTTGGATGAGAGCATCCCCAAAGAGTACTAGCGCAGCTAATCATCAGACGAACAGTCTCATCgatcatcaaaatcatcagtCTCCATACGAACAGCAGCTACAAGGTTCTTGGGAAGAAGGTCATCATAGCAAAATAAGAAGCAATGGGGATGATGATCATCAGGACTTTGGTGTTGGTCCAAAGATTTCAACTGAGAATAACATCGGTGGTGATCATgaagatggtggtgatgatgatgaagaggatcATAATAATGCTGCAACTCCACCATTGACATTTATTGAGAAATGGCTTTTGGAGGAAACAAACACTGGGGTTCAAATGGAAGAGATGAACCACTTGATGGAGCTCTCTAATATGCTTTAA